A stretch of DNA from Methylomicrobium lacus LW14:
ATTCGCTACGAGCAATGCGACAGAGTTTTCACGGTATTAGTCCATGCAATAAACATCATGGGAATGTTATGATAATGGCACTTTTTACACTGCCCTGAGACATATTATGCGAACATTAAGCCTCTTCTGTTTTCTACCGCTGTTGCTCATGGTGATGACAAACGAAGTTGATGCCGCCAAGTCGCTCAAGCCGCAGCGTGTCAAATCATACAAGGCGCTGAAACAAATGTTGTCTCAGCGTCAACCGAAGGCATTCCGCAATATTACATTCGACGTCGGCGGGCCGATTGCTATGCCTGGAGCCAGTGTGAGTTCTGACTCGGGCTCGATGATCGCGCCGGTGTCTCATTCCGAGACCAACGTACAGGTGGCGGGGGTCGATGAGGGCGACATCGTCAAGACCAGCGACGGCTACATTTATCAGATCGCCGAAAATCATGTGCGGTTGGTGAAAGCCTATCCGTCACAGGCGCTGGCGCAAGTGGCGGAGCTGGTTTTCGATGATGATTTTCGCCCCAGCGAGTTGTATGTCGATGGCGATCGTTTGGTGGTATTGGGCAATGCCTGGCAGAGCGCGGATGGGGCACAGGCAGCGGGTCCTGCTAATGGTGTTCCAGCGTCGATGCCGCTGATAGGGTGGCCAAGAGGCGCCAATCAGGCCGCAGCCAAAATTTATGACATCAGCGATAAGGCAAATCCCCGCCTGGAGCGGGCGTTGATGCTGGAAGGCGATCTTTTATCTTCTCGTAAAATTGGCGACAGCGTTTATGTCATCAGTAAAAATTACTCGCGCGATTACCTCTATTTGCCGATGCCGGAGCTGCGGCAGGAACGGAAAAAAACGTTAAATTCGTTGGACAATCTGATTCCGCATGTTTCGGATACCGCAGTCAATGGCGGCACGGAACAAATGCTGCCGGTTAGCAAGCTGTATTATTTTCCTGGTTTTGTCGACCCCGATTATGTGGTGGTCGCCGGCTTTCGCCTGAGTCAACCGGACAACCCGGCGGATGTCAAAGCGTATTATGGCAGCGGCGATGTGATTTACGCTTCCCATGACAACCTCTATTTATCGGCGGCGGATTATAAGGCGAAGATAAACAGCAAAGGCCTCGAGGTCAGCAAACCTTTTACCCATATCTACAAGTTTGCCTTGCAGAATGGTGAAACCCGTTTCCTGCGGCAGGGTGAAGTACCGGGCACGGTGTTGAATCAATTTTCGATGGATGAAAGCAACGGCTTTTTCCGCATCGCCACAACCATCAATCGCTGGAGCTGGGATGGCTCGACTGCGCAAGGCTCCAGTTGGAGCAATCTTTATGTGCTCGATAGCGATATGAATCGGGTGGGCGCGGTGGAAAAATTGGCGCCTGGCGAGCGGATTTACGCCGCCCGCTTCATTGGAGAGCGTTGTTATCTGGTCACTTTCAGACAGACGGACCCCTTGTTCGTGATCGACTTGGCGAAGCCGGATGCGCCGACAGTCCTGGGTGAGTTGAAAATCCCCGGATTTAGCACTTATTTGCATCCTTATGACAGCGATCACATCATCGGTTTTGGGCATGAGGCCGACGAAAATACCGGTTTTAGCCAAGGTTTGAAACTGGCTTTGTTCGATGTCAGTGATGTCAACAATCCCCAATTGAAACACAAAGTTATCCTCGGCGGCTTAGGGAGTTATTCACCACTGCTGAACAATCATAAAGCTCTGTGGTTCGACAAAGAGCGGCAATTATTAGGTTTTCCGGTACAGATATCCGAACAGTCTGATACGGCTGAGCCAAACAATTGGTGGTCTATCAAATCAGTCTTTGAGGGCGCTTATGTTTATCAGCTCACGCCGGAAGACGGTTTTGTGCAAAAAGCAGCGATCACGCATCAAAGCAACCCCAGTCAATGGAAGTACCGTAATTACATCGATCGCTTACTGACCATCGACGATCAGTTGTATACCCTTTCCGAGTCCAGAATTCAGAGCCAGGATTTGGTAAATTTCGAGCAAACGGGATTTGTAGAATGGCAAGCGCCGGAGGATGATGTGCCGGTTGAGGTCCAACCCGCGATTGTTTCGGAGCCTGCGCCGATCGATTAAAGCCAGGGTTTCGGTCAAGATAGAGGTGGAGCCGAAAAATTGAACTGCTGGTTGAGTGGAAGGCTTGCTGCTTTGCGTCGCCAATGGACGTTCAGCGAAGCTACCGAACCTGATTAAAGTGCAAACCTTCAAAACCACCTTAGGGCACACGTCCCTTGTATCTTAACAGCGGTTATGATTAGCTACCATAACCTGAGGCAGAATGAGTTTGTGCGCGTCCCTTGTATCTTAACAGCGGTTATGATTAGCTACCATAACCTGAGGCAGAATGAGTTTGTGCGCGTCCCTAGGGTTAACCTTGTGTCAAAGAGAAAACCTTCTGTCTCGCTGCTGATGCCAATCTGAACACTGAACGGTAGCCAAGGGCCTCGACCCTGAATGCACAAGGCAAGTGAGCTCAGTTGGTTTACTTTAGCCATTCGGAGTAACTTTATGTTTTTCATAGGCATTGATGTTTCCAAAGCCAAGCTGGATTGCAGCCTGTTAGTGGATGTCTCTAGCAGTAAACGCCGGGCCAAATCGGTTGCCAATTCTAAAGCCGGCGTCGGCGAACTCCTGTCCTGGTGTGCGAAACAGCACGCCATGACTCAAGAACTTCACGCTATCCTGGAAGGCACGGGAGTCTATCACGAACAGGCGGCGCTGGCTTTAGCCGATGCCGGAGTCACCGTCTCGATTGTCAATCCGGCTCAAGTCAAAGACTTTGGCCGTAGTCTCGGTGTTCGCACTAAAACCGATGGCATCGATAGTTTGATCTTAGCCCGCTACGGCGCCTTGCTCAAGCCCAAGATTTGGACCCCGCCGTCCAGAGAGGCTCGAACCTTACAAGTCTTATTGTCCCGCCGTGAAGCGATTGCCCAAGACCTGCAACGCGAGCGCAACCGGTTGGAAAAAGCCGATGTTATCGATACGCCATCCCGCGTCCATCAGTCCATTGTCGATTCTGTTGCCTTTCTGGAGCAACAACTCAGCAAGCTCCAACAAGACATAGACAACCACATTGACAGGCATCCCAACTTAAAAGCCGACCGTGATCTGTTGCTCAGCATTCCAGCAGTCGGGCCGCAAGTCAGTAATCACTTGCTGTCCATTATTCATACCCACCACTTCCAATCGGCTGAGCAATTGGCAGCTTATCTCGGGCTAGTGCCGGTGGAGAGGCAATCTGGCTCATCTGTTTTAGGTCGACCTCGCTTGTCTAAAGCGGGCCCTGCACAGATGCGGGCTATCCTTTATATGGCAGCTATCGTAGCAACCCGTTATAACCTCCACCTTAAAGCACTTTATCAACGGCTACAGGAACGGGGTAAATCGAAAATGTCCGCTCTATGTGCGGTAATGCGAAAACTGGTGCATTTGTGCTTTGGCGTTCTTAAGACCAGAGAGCCTTACCGATCTGACTATGGCGTTAAAGCTTGACTTTTAAGACGGTATCTTTGACAGTCGTGTTAGGCTGGATGCGTGATTGCAAGACCTGACCCTTTTTTTCTTCCTAATTCAGCGCTCGTTGAGATGCCTGTCAATGACACTGTAACGTTTTCACCATATTTTCTCATGTTAGCCTCGTTTGAATTTATGTATAACGCTAAGTATAACTTGACCCAAAAAGTGTAGCGACGATAGGAGCGGAGCTTTTTGGGGTCAAGTTGATATGAGGGTTATACGTATTCGGGCTTATGGTTGGCTATGTACTCCTCTAGCTTCTTGTAATTGGCTTCGCTGT
This window harbors:
- a CDS encoding IS110 family transposase, which encodes MFFIGIDVSKAKLDCSLLVDVSSSKRRAKSVANSKAGVGELLSWCAKQHAMTQELHAILEGTGVYHEQAALALADAGVTVSIVNPAQVKDFGRSLGVRTKTDGIDSLILARYGALLKPKIWTPPSREARTLQVLLSRREAIAQDLQRERNRLEKADVIDTPSRVHQSIVDSVAFLEQQLSKLQQDIDNHIDRHPNLKADRDLLLSIPAVGPQVSNHLLSIIHTHHFQSAEQLAAYLGLVPVERQSGSSVLGRPRLSKAGPAQMRAILYMAAIVATRYNLHLKALYQRLQERGKSKMSALCAVMRKLVHLCFGVLKTREPYRSDYGVKA
- a CDS encoding beta-propeller domain-containing protein; this encodes MRTLSLFCFLPLLLMVMTNEVDAAKSLKPQRVKSYKALKQMLSQRQPKAFRNITFDVGGPIAMPGASVSSDSGSMIAPVSHSETNVQVAGVDEGDIVKTSDGYIYQIAENHVRLVKAYPSQALAQVAELVFDDDFRPSELYVDGDRLVVLGNAWQSADGAQAAGPANGVPASMPLIGWPRGANQAAAKIYDISDKANPRLERALMLEGDLLSSRKIGDSVYVISKNYSRDYLYLPMPELRQERKKTLNSLDNLIPHVSDTAVNGGTEQMLPVSKLYYFPGFVDPDYVVVAGFRLSQPDNPADVKAYYGSGDVIYASHDNLYLSAADYKAKINSKGLEVSKPFTHIYKFALQNGETRFLRQGEVPGTVLNQFSMDESNGFFRIATTINRWSWDGSTAQGSSWSNLYVLDSDMNRVGAVEKLAPGERIYAARFIGERCYLVTFRQTDPLFVIDLAKPDAPTVLGELKIPGFSTYLHPYDSDHIIGFGHEADENTGFSQGLKLALFDVSDVNNPQLKHKVILGGLGSYSPLLNNHKALWFDKERQLLGFPVQISEQSDTAEPNNWWSIKSVFEGAYVYQLTPEDGFVQKAAITHQSNPSQWKYRNYIDRLLTIDDQLYTLSESRIQSQDLVNFEQTGFVEWQAPEDDVPVEVQPAIVSEPAPID